A window from Pseudooceanicola algae encodes these proteins:
- the tuf gene encoding elongation factor Tu, giving the protein MGKAKFERGKPHCNIGTIGHVDHGKTTLTAAITKYFGDFQAYDQIDGAPEEKARGITISTAHVEYETENRHYAHVDCPGHADYVKNMITGAAQMDGAILVVNAADGPMPQTREHILLGRQVGIPAMVVFMNKVDQVDDEELLELVEMEIRELLSAYEYPGDDIPVIAGSALAALEGRDNAIGEDKIRELLAAVDDYIPQPERAIDQPFLMPIEDVFSISGRGTVVTGRVERGVVNVGDELEIVGIKDTKKTTCTGVEMFRKLLDRGEAGDNVGVLLRGIDREGVERGQVLCKPKSVNPHTKFEAEAYILTKDEGGRHTPFFANYRPQFYFRTTDVTGTVNLPEGTEMVMPGDNLKFEVELIAPIAMEERLRFAIREGGRTVGSGVVSKIIE; this is encoded by the coding sequence ATGGGCAAGGCAAAGTTCGAACGCGGCAAACCGCACTGCAACATCGGCACGATCGGTCACGTTGACCACGGCAAGACGACGCTGACGGCTGCGATCACGAAATACTTCGGCGACTTCCAGGCCTACGACCAGATCGATGGCGCGCCGGAAGAAAAGGCCCGTGGCATCACGATCTCGACCGCGCACGTGGAATACGAGACGGAAAACCGTCACTACGCGCACGTCGACTGCCCCGGCCACGCCGACTACGTGAAGAACATGATCACCGGTGCCGCCCAGATGGACGGTGCGATCCTGGTCGTGAACGCCGCTGACGGCCCCATGCCGCAAACGCGCGAGCACATCCTGCTGGGTCGCCAGGTGGGTATCCCCGCCATGGTCGTCTTCATGAACAAGGTTGACCAGGTCGACGACGAAGAGCTTCTCGAGCTGGTCGAAATGGAAATCCGCGAGCTGCTGTCGGCCTACGAATACCCGGGCGACGACATCCCGGTCATCGCCGGTTCGGCCCTGGCCGCTCTGGAAGGCCGCGACAACGCGATCGGCGAAGACAAGATCCGTGAACTGCTGGCGGCCGTGGATGACTACATCCCGCAGCCCGAGCGCGCGATCGACCAGCCGTTCCTGATGCCGATCGAAGACGTGTTCTCGATCTCCGGTCGTGGTACGGTTGTGACCGGCCGTGTCGAGCGTGGCGTTGTCAACGTCGGCGACGAACTGGAAATCGTCGGCATCAAGGACACCAAGAAAACGACCTGCACCGGTGTGGAAATGTTCCGCAAGCTGCTGGATCGTGGGGAAGCGGGCGACAACGTCGGCGTTCTGCTGCGCGGCATCGACCGTGAAGGTGTCGAACGTGGTCAGGTTCTCTGCAAGCCCAAGTCGGTGAACCCGCACACCAAGTTCGAAGCCGAAGCCTACATCCTGACGAAGGATGAAGGCGGCCGTCACACGCCGTTCTTCGCCAACTACCGCCCGCAGTTCTACTTCCGGACCACGGACGTCACCGGCACCGTCAACCTGCCCGAGGGCACGGAAATGGTCATGCCCGGCGACAACCTGAAGTTCGAAGTCGAACTGATCGCCCCGATCGCGATGGAAGAGCGCCTGCGCTTCGCCATCCGTGAAGGTGGCCGGACCGTCGGGTCGGGCGTCGTCTCGAAAATCATCGAGTAA
- the fusA gene encoding elongation factor G, which yields MARAYPLTRYRNFGIMAHIDAGKTTTTERILYYTGRSHKIGEVHDGAATMDWMEQEQERGITITSAATTTFWQWQEDPTEEGTDDTKFRFNIIDTPGHVDFTIEVERSLAVLDGAVCLLDGNAGVEPQTETVWRQADRYKVPRIVFVNKMDKIGADFFNCVKMIKDRTGAIPVPVAMPIGAEDQLEGTIDLITMEEWVWTGEDLGAGWVRQPIREELKDLADEWRANMIENAVEMDDAAMEAYLEGEEPDVPTLRKLIRKGCLSLSFVPVLGGSAFKNKGVQPLLNAVIDFLPGPLDVPAYMGFAPDDETETRNIARSADDAAPFAGLAFKIMNDPFVGTLTFTRIYSGVMKKGDGILNATKGKKERVGRMMMMHSNDREEIDEAFAGDIIALAGLKETTTGDTLCAQNAPVVLETMTFPDPVIEIAIEPKTKNDQEKMSAGLQRLAAEDPSFRVETDIESGQTIMKGMGELHLDILVDRLKREFKVEANIGAPQVAYRETIGHEVEHTYTHKKQSGGSGQFGEVKLIITPTEPGEGYSFESKIVGGSVPKEYIPGVEKGIKSVMDSGPLAGFPVIDFKVMLIDGKFHDVDSSVLAFEIAARMCMREGMRKAGAKLLEPMMKVEVITPEEYTGSIIGDLTSRRGQVSGQDQRGNAVAVQAFVPLANMFGYINTLRSMSSGRAQFSMQFDHYDPVPSNISEEIQSKYA from the coding sequence ATGGCACGCGCATATCCGCTCACGCGTTACCGTAACTTCGGCATCATGGCCCACATCGATGCCGGCAAGACGACGACGACCGAACGTATCCTCTACTACACCGGCCGGTCGCACAAGATCGGTGAAGTCCACGATGGCGCCGCCACCATGGACTGGATGGAGCAGGAGCAGGAACGCGGGATCACGATCACGTCCGCTGCGACCACCACCTTCTGGCAGTGGCAGGAAGATCCGACCGAAGAAGGTACCGATGACACGAAGTTCCGCTTCAACATCATCGACACCCCCGGTCACGTCGACTTCACCATCGAAGTCGAACGTTCGCTGGCCGTGCTCGACGGTGCTGTCTGCCTTCTGGACGGCAACGCCGGTGTCGAGCCGCAAACCGAAACCGTCTGGCGTCAGGCCGACCGGTACAAGGTTCCGCGGATCGTCTTCGTCAACAAGATGGACAAGATCGGCGCCGACTTCTTCAACTGCGTGAAGATGATCAAAGACCGTACCGGTGCGATCCCCGTTCCCGTGGCAATGCCCATCGGTGCGGAAGATCAGCTGGAAGGCACGATCGACCTCATCACCATGGAAGAATGGGTCTGGACTGGTGAAGACCTCGGCGCAGGCTGGGTTCGTCAACCAATCCGTGAAGAGCTGAAGGATCTCGCCGACGAGTGGCGCGCCAACATGATCGAGAACGCCGTCGAAATGGACGACGCGGCCATGGAAGCGTACCTGGAAGGCGAAGAGCCCGACGTTCCGACCCTGCGCAAGCTGATCCGCAAGGGCTGCCTCTCGCTGTCCTTCGTGCCGGTTCTCGGTGGCTCCGCGTTCAAGAACAAGGGCGTCCAGCCCCTGCTGAACGCCGTCATCGACTTCCTGCCCGGTCCCCTGGACGTGCCGGCCTACATGGGCTTTGCACCGGATGATGAAACGGAAACCCGTAACATCGCCCGTTCGGCAGACGATGCGGCACCCTTCGCGGGCCTCGCGTTCAAGATCATGAACGACCCGTTCGTCGGCACCCTGACCTTCACCCGGATCTACTCCGGCGTGATGAAGAAGGGCGACGGCATCCTGAATGCGACCAAGGGCAAGAAAGAGCGCGTCGGTCGTATGATGATGATGCACTCGAACGATCGCGAAGAGATCGACGAAGCCTTCGCAGGCGACATCATCGCGCTGGCTGGTCTGAAAGAGACCACCACCGGTGACACGCTCTGCGCACAGAACGCTCCCGTCGTGCTCGAAACGATGACTTTCCCCGATCCCGTGATCGAGATTGCCATCGAGCCGAAGACCAAGAACGACCAGGAAAAGATGTCTGCAGGTCTGCAGCGTCTGGCAGCTGAAGACCCCTCCTTCCGCGTGGAGACCGACATCGAGTCCGGTCAGACCATCATGAAGGGCATGGGCGAACTTCACCTCGACATCCTGGTCGATCGTCTGAAGCGCGAGTTCAAGGTCGAAGCCAACATCGGCGCCCCGCAGGTTGCTTACCGCGAGACCATTGGTCACGAGGTCGAGCACACCTACACCCACAAGAAGCAGTCGGGTGGTTCGGGTCAGTTCGGTGAGGTCAAGCTGATCATCACCCCGACAGAGCCGGGCGAAGGCTATTCGTTCGAATCCAAGATCGTCGGTGGTTCGGTGCCCAAGGAATACATTCCCGGCGTCGAAAAAGGGATCAAGTCGGTCATGGACTCCGGTCCGCTGGCAGGCTTCCCGGTGATCGACTTCAAGGTGATGCTGATCGACGGCAAGTTCCACGACGTCGACTCCTCGGTCCTGGCGTTCGAGATCGCAGCCCGTATGTGCATGCGTGAAGGCATGCGCAAAGCTGGCGCGAAACTGCTGGAACCGATGATGAAGGTCGAAGTGATCACGCCGGAAGAATACACCGGTTCGATCATCGGCGACCTGACCTCGCGTCGCGGTCAGGTGTCCGGTCAGGATCAACGCGGCAACGCCGTTGCGGTCCAGGCCTTCGTGCCGCTGGCCAACATGTTCGGCTACATCAACACCCTGCGCTCCATGTCCTCGGGCCGCGCGCAGTTCTCGATGCAGTTCGACCACTACGATCCGGTTCCGTCGAACATCTCGGAAGAGATCCAGTCGAAATACGCATAA
- the rpsG gene encoding 30S ribosomal protein S7: MSRRHAAEKREVLPDAKFGDRVLTKFMNNLMIDGKKSVAERIVYNALGRVEDKVKRAPVEIFHEALENIKPSVEVRSRRVGGATYQVPVEVRPERREALAIRWLIIASRNRNENTMEERLAGELLDAVNSRGSAVKKREDTHKMADANKAFSHYRW, encoded by the coding sequence ATGTCCCGCCGCCACGCCGCAGAAAAACGCGAAGTCCTGCCCGACGCCAAATTTGGCGATCGTGTGCTGACCAAGTTCATGAACAACCTGATGATCGACGGCAAGAAGTCGGTCGCAGAGAGAATCGTCTACAATGCGCTCGGTCGCGTTGAAGACAAGGTCAAGCGCGCTCCCGTGGAAATCTTCCACGAAGCCCTCGAAAACATCAAACCCTCGGTCGAAGTCCGTTCGCGCCGTGTGGGTGGTGCCACCTACCAGGTACCCGTTGAAGTGCGTCCCGAGCGCCGCGAAGCCCTGGCCATCCGCTGGCTGATCATCGCCTCGCGCAACCGGAACGAAAACACGATGGAAGAGCGCCTCGCAGGCGAGCTGCTCGACGCCGTGAACTCGCGCGGTTCTGCCGTGAAGAAACGTGAAGACACCCACAAGATGGCCGACGCGAACAAGGCGTTCAGCCACTACCGCTGGTAA